A genome region from Hevea brasiliensis isolate MT/VB/25A 57/8 chromosome 7, ASM3005281v1, whole genome shotgun sequence includes the following:
- the LOC110636416 gene encoding ribonucleoside-diphosphate reductase large subunit: MYVVKRDGRQEAVHFDKITARLKKLSYGLSMEHCDPVLVSQKVCAGVYKGVTTSQLDELAAETAAAMTANHPDYASLAARIVVSNLHKNTKKSFSETIKIMYNHFNERSGLKAPLIADDVYEIIMKNAACLDSEIIYDRDFDYDYFGFKTLERSYLLKVQGKVVERPQHMLMRVAVGIHMDDIDSVIKTYHLMSQRWFTHASPTLFNAGTPRPQLSSCFLVCMKDDSIEGIYDTLKECAVISKSAGGIGVSVHNIRATGSYIRGTNGTSNGIVPMLRVFNDTARYVDQGGGKRKGAFAVYLEPWHADIFEFLDLRKNHGKEEHRARDLFYALWVPDLFMERVQSNGQWSLFCPNEAPGLSDCWGEEFEKLYTQYEREGKSKKVVQAQNLWFEILKSQIETGTPYMVFKDTSNRKSNQQNLGTIKSSNLCTEIIEYTSPTETAVCNLASIALPRFVREKGVPMESHPSKLVGSRGSRNRYFDFDKLAEVTGVVTSNLNKIIDVNYYPVENAKRSNFRHRPIGIGVQGLADTFILLGMAFDSPEAQQLNKDIFETIYYHALKASSEIAARDGPYETYEGSPVSKGILQPDMWGVAPTNRWNWDALREMVSKNGVRNSLLVAPMPTASTSQILGNNECFEPYTSNIYSRRVLSGEFVVVNKHLLHDLTEMGLWSPALKNKIIYEDGSVQKIPEIPDELKLIYKTVWEIKQKTLVDMAVDRGCYIDQSQSLNIHMDQPNFGKLTSLHFYAWSKGLKTGMYYLRSRAAADAIKFTVDTSLLKEKKQKLGDEDDDTKMAQMVCSLTNREECMACGS; this comes from the exons ATGTATGTGGTGAAGAGAGATGGGAGGCAGGAAGCGGTGCACTTCGATAAGATTACTGCTAGATTGAAGAAGCTGAGCTATGGGTTGAGTATGGAGCACTGTGACCCTGTGTTGGTGTCCCAGAAAGTGTGCGCTGGTGTCTACAAGGGCGTTACCACCAGCCAGCTCGATGAATTGGCTGCTGAGACTGCTGCAGCCATGACCGCTAATCATCCTGACTACGCCTCT TTGGCTGCAAGGATTGTTGTTTCAAATCTGCACAAGAACACAAAGAAATCATTTTCAGAGAC GATTAAAATCATGTACAACCATTTTAATGAGAGATCTGGACTGAAGGCTCCTTTGATTGCTGATGATGTTTATGAGATAATCATGAAG AATGCTGCTTGTTTGGACAGTGAAATCATTTATGATCGGGACTTTGACTATGATTACTTTGGCTTCAAGACCTTGGAACGGTCCTATCTCTTAAAAGTGCAAGGGAAGGTAGTAGAGAGACCTCAGCACATGCTGATGAGAGTTGCTGTTGGAATTCACATGGATGATATTGATTCTGTTATCAAAACGTACCATTTGATGTCTCAACGATGGTTCACTCATGCATCGCCCACCCTTTTTAATGCTGGAACACCAAGGCCCCAA TTGAGCAGCTGCTTTTTGGTGTGCATGAAAGATGATAGTATTGAAGGCATATATGATACTTTGAAGGAGTGTGCTGTTATCAGTAAATCTGCAGGAGGAATTGGTGTCTCCGTTCACAATATTCGTGCTACTGGTAGTTATATTCGTGGAACAAATGGGACATCTAATGGCATTGTTCCCATGTTACGTGTGTTCAATGATACTGCACGGTATGTTGATCAAGGAGGAGGCAAGAGGAAAG GTGCTTTTGCTGTGTACTTGGAACCATGGCATGCTGATATATTTGAGTTTCTAGATCTCCGGAAGAACCATGGGAAG GAGGAACATCGCGCACGGGATTTATTCTATGCGCTTTGGGTACCTGATCTCTTTATGGAAAGAGTTCAAAGTAATGGGCAATGGTCATTATTTTGCCCTAATGAGGCTCCAGGTTTGTCAGATTGTTGGggtgaagaatttgagaaattgtACACCCAATATGAGAGAGAG GGCAAGTCAAAGAAGGTTGTCCAAGCACAGAACCTCTGGTTTGAAATTTTGAAATCTCAGATAGAAACTGGGACTCCCTATATGGTTTTTAAG GATACCTCCAAcagaaaaagcaaccagcagaaTCTGGGTACCATAAAATCTTCAAATTTGTGTACTGAGATAATTGAATATACAAGTCCAACAGAAACTGCTGTGTGCAATTTGGCTTCTATTGCTCTCCCACGATTTGTGAGAGAAAAG GGTGTTCCAATGGAGTCTCATCCATCTAAGCTCGTTGGAAGTAGAGGTTCAAGGAATAGATACTTTGATTTTGACAAACTAGCTGAG GTTACAGGAGTAGTTACCTCTAATCTTAACAAAATCATTGATGTTAATTACTACCCTGTTGAAAATGCAAAAAGGTCAAATTTTCGACATAGACCTATTGGCATTGGAGTTCAGGGTCTAGCAGACACCTTCATCTTACTTGGAATGGCATTTGATTCACCAGAG GCTCAACAGCTGAATAAGGATATATTTGAAACCATTTATTACCATGCTCTGAAAGCTTCTTCTGAGATAGCTGCAAGAGATGGTCCCTATGAAACATATGAAGGAAGTCCTGTAAGCAAG GGAATTCTACAGCCTGACATGTGGGGTGTAGCTCCAACTAATCGGTGGAATTGGGATGCCCTTAGGGAAATGGTATCAAAGAATGGAGTGAGAAATTCACTTCTTGTCGCACCAATGCCAACTGCTTCAACCAGTCAGATTCTTGGAAACAATGAGTGCTTTGAGCCATACACTTCCAACATCTACAGTCGCAGAGTTTTAAG TGGTGAATTTGTTGTGGTCAACAAACATCTTCTTCATGACTTAACTGAGATGGGTCTTTGGTCTCCTGCTCTcaagaataaaataatttatgaggatggttctgtccagaaaattccAGAAATCCCTGATGAATTGAAGCTTATATACAA GACTGTTTGGGAGATCAAGCAAAAGACACTGGTGGATATGGCTGTTGATCGAGGGTGTTATATAGATCAGAGTCAAAGCCTTAATATACACATGGACCAACCCAATTTTGGAAAATTAACTTCCTTGCACTTCTATGCGTGGTCCAAG GGTTTAAAGACAGGAATGTATTATTTACGATCGCGTGCTGCAGCTGATGCCATCAAGTTCACTGTTGATACTTCTCTTCTTAAA GAAAAGAAGCAGAAGTTGGGTGATGAAGATGATGATACTAAAATGGCTCAGATGGTTTGCTCTCTTACCAATCGTGAGGAATGCATGGCTTGTGGAAGTTAG
- the LOC110636408 gene encoding uncharacterized protein LOC110636408 — protein MDRYQRIEKPKADTPINENEIRITTQGRMRNYITYATTLLQEKGSNEIILKAMGRAINKTVMIAELIKRRIVGLHQNTAIESTDITDMWEPLEEGLLPLETTRHVSMITITFSKKELDTSSTGYQPPIPVDQVKPLNEFEDEGEGSPRMRGRGYGSWGRGRGRGNYNVGGDYNGDGWDGGHGYGGRGRGRGRGRFLRGRGRGRGRGFGGQSSGYYDYGEFEALPAPRRGRGRGRGRGRGRGRSFRSEGPAQAGAA, from the exons ATGGATAGGTACCAGAGGATCGAGAAGCCTAAGGCGGATACGCCAATAAATGAGAATGAGATTCGCATTACCACTCAGGGTAGGATGAGAAATTATATTACCTATGCCACCACTCTCCTCCAG GAGAAAGGGTCTAATGAAATCATTCTTAAAGCCATGGGCAGAGCTATAAATAAGACAGTAATGATTGCAGAGTTAATCAAG AGAAGAATTGTTGGTCTGCATCAGAACACTGCAATTGAATCAACTGATATAACTGACATGTGGGAGCCACTAGAAGAAGGCCTTCTTCC TCTTGAGACTACTCGACATGTTTCAATGATTACGATCACTTTTTCAAAGAAGGAGCTGGATACATCCTCCACAGG ATATCAACCTCCTATTCCGGTTGATCAAGTGAAGCCATTGAATGAATTTGAAGATGAAGGAG AAGGCTCACCAAGAATGCGAGGAAGGGGATATGGTAGTTGGGGAAGAGGAAGGGGCAGAG GGAATTACAATGTAGGAGGAGATTATAATGGTGATGGTTGGGATGGTGGGCATGGCTATGGTGGCAGAGGTAGAGGCCGTGGTAGAGGCCGTTTTCTTCGAGGCCGAGGCCGTGGTCGCGGGCGAGGATTTGGTGGTCAATCAAGTGGATACTATGACTATGGTGAATTTGAGGCACTGCCTGCCCCTCGTCGTG GGCGTGGTCGTGGCAGGGGAAGGGGCCGTGGGCGTGGTCGTTCTTTCAGGTCCGAGGGCCCTGCTCAAGCAGGAGCTGCCTGA